The Streptomyces sp. NBC_00236 DNA window CATCAGGACCTCCATGCCCGTGCCGCACTCGGAGCAGGGCCGCGGGCCGGGGTCGGTGGAGTTCCAAGCGGGCCAGCCTCCGACCTTCCAGCCGGGGGCGTTGGACAGCGCACAGTCGTAGTACGTGTCCGGGTCCATGTCTTCCTCTGCTGCCCGCGGCACACTCCACCGCTTGAGCTGCTCCCGCAGTTCTTCGCTCAGCTCCATATGGTCGGGGTACTCGGTGATCTGCTCCGGTTCGAGCACGCACGGTTCCGGTAGATAGCCGTCGAACTGCACAGCGGGCGGCTCAGGGGGCGTGTCGAGAACGTCGGTGACGGCGGCTGTCGAACGCCAGAAGAGCAGGGTCCTGGGCATGATCGGATGATCGAAGGGGCACCACAGAACCTGCAGCAGGTCCTTGCCCTCCGGCGGGCTCAGATCGGGCACATCCCGTCGGTACAGCTGCGCGACGGGCAGCATCGCCATGGGGCCGTCGTACGTCCGGACCGCCAGGCTCACCGGATACCTCCGAGGGGGTCGGATCCGCTCGAGAGTCTCCCGTTCCTCCGGAGTCAGGTCACGGCCGTGCGAGGCGGCGAAGATCCGTCGTTCCAGCCGCAGATCCGCCGGGGACTGGGCTGGGTTGATGCCGTCCACCACATGCGGTTCCTCGCAGTGCGGCCACGGCTCCTCGGCGGGCCACAGCAGCGGCCCGCCGATCGAGCTGTCGTGCCACGTCGGCGCCCCAGGGCGGGGGTGCAGGCGGGTCGCCGTGCGGGCCAGCGGAGCCAGTTGGGGAAAGACCGCGGCAACATCGATCGGCCGTGGCGGAGTGACAGGAGTGACATTCATGGCCGCAATCCTGCCAATCGCCTCGGACAACAGCCCTTGTGGCCACCCCACGAAGTGCTCCGGCACGGGCGCCACCCGGGAGAGCCCTACCAGCGGTCCGTCGCCGGCAGACGGCCCGCGAGCAGGTCCACGATCGCCCCGTCGTTGTCCGTCCACACGTGCGGTTCGTCGCCACGTGCCACTTCCGTTCGGGTGCTACGAGTTGCCTCGGTGCCCCGCAGATCCGGCTGGGAACCGCATCCACTGAGCTCGGGATCCCACACGCGTGACCTGAACCCTCACAGCAGGTCAGAGCATTTCGTCGGTGGCCCTACCCCCGCTGCCGTTTCGGCGCCTGACCTCGGCCGTCGATCTCCGCACAGTCCGCCGGCCCTGGCTGCGCCAGGCGCGGCGTCGTTGGGTGACCACCGCCCGCCCCACCACGGAAGACTGCAAGCGCACGTTCCACGCGACGACCATCGCCAAGCATCGAGTGTCCAGTGTCACGGGGAACGTCAGTCAGCTCTGAACACCGGTACCCGACAGAGTGCTTTCGACCACGTCGCGGATCTGTGAGCGGGCGGTGATGCCCAGCTTGGGGAACACACGGTAGAGGTGCGAACCGACCGTGCGCGGTGAGAGGAACAGCTTCTCCCCGATCTCACGATTCGTCAGGCCACGGGCCGCCAGCTGGGCGATCTGCTGCTGCTGGGGGCTGAGTTCGGCGAAGGCGACGGGCACGACGTCGACGGCGTCGATGCCGGAGGCGCGCAGTTCTGCCTGTGCCCGCTCGACCCACGGCCGCGCGCCCAGCCGCTGGAAGGTTTCCAGGGCGGCGCTCAGCAGCGGACGGGCCTCGGCGATTCGGCGCTGCCGCCGGAGCCATTCCCCGTAGTCGAGCTGTGTCTGCGCCCGTTCGAACGGCCACTGCTCACCTGAGGGTTCCTTGAGCGCTGCCCGGAAGAACGGCTCCGCGTAGTCGGGATCCGCCAGCAGGGCGCGGCCCCGGTCTATCAGTGCGCGCACCCGTGCCGACATGCCCGTACCGAGGCGCCGCGCCGACCGTTCGAGCAGCTCTGTGGCGTGCGCCTGCTGTCCTCGGCGGACGGCCGCTGCCGCCAGTTCGGCCAGGACGGTGTAGGAGACGTGGTAGTGGACCGGATCGCCTTCGTCGGTGAAAGCGGAGCGGAAATGCGTGTACGCGGTGTCGTAGTCGCCCTCGGCCACGGCCGCCATCCCCAGGGCCCGACGCGCGAAGACCGCGACGGAGCGGCTCTCCAGTGGATCGACGAGAGCCAGAGCTCGTTGGGCGAGCCGGCGTGCGGTGGCCGGGTCACCGAGCAGGCCGACCACCGTGGCGTCGAGTGCATGAGCACACGCCTCGGCGTGGTCGAGTCCGGCCGACGATGCCATGGCCGCGATGTCAGTCGCCACCGAGCGGGCCTCCGCCCATCGGCCCTGCTCCAGGCGGGTCCAGCCGGCCGCGCATCCCAGTCCGTCCGGGAGCCATCCATGGGCCTGCCACTGGTCGAACGCCTCGTCGAAGGTCCTGGCGGCGAGGGTGGTCTGGTCGAGCACCCAGGCAACGATGGCCAGCGCGGTCAGGCGGCCGGCGTCGCCCTTGGCCTCGGCGATGAGCCCGGGCAGGGCCGGTGTGAGAAAGGCTCCTGCGCTGCTGGGGTCGGAGACGGCCAGTACCCAGGCGCGGAGCGCAGCTCCGGCGGCATCGTCGGGCATGCGGGAGAGCAGGTTCTGAATCTGTCGCTGCTGGGACTCCTCGCCCGAGTAGTAACGGACCACCGCCGCCGCGCACAACGCGTCGAGAACGAGGGGCGACCGGGCGTCCGTCGCGTCGGCGGCAACACGCATGAGCAGGGCGAAGGCTGCTGTGTGATGGGGGCCCAGGGACATGAGCTGCCCGGTGGCAAGCGCGGCCCTGCCCAGCAGTGCTCGGTCGTCGGTGCACTCGCGGACTGCGGCTGCCAGGTGTTCCACCCAGCCGAGTTGACCGGTGAAGACGGCGGTGGCAGCGGCTTCGGTCAGAAGACGCGCCCGGTCATCGCGGCGCGGGCTGAGTTCCGCGGCGCGCTCCTGGGCCGCGGCAGCGGCCGCGAAGCCACCCCGGCGCAGGGCCCGGTAGGCCGTCTGCTGCAGGGCGGCCGACACGTCCTGGTCGGGGCGCACGGTCGCGGCGGCGAGGTGCCAGGCTCGGCGGTCGGGCTCCTCGTACAGCAACTCCGCGAGAGCGAGGTGGGCCCGGCGCCGTTCCTCGAACGACGCGGCGTGGTAGACGGCTGAGCGGACGAGCGGGTGACGGAAGGAGATCCCGGGCCCGTCCTGGCGTACGAGACCGGCCCGGTCCGCGGGTACCCATGCGTCGTCGTCCGCCTCGGGAATTCCCACGGCCGCCGCCGGAGCGTCCGCCGCGTCTGCGGCCGCGAGCAGCAGCAGGATGCGGCGGGTCGGTTCCGGCAGGTCCGCCAGGTGCCCCGCGAAGATCCGCTCCAGTCGGTCGGTGACCGGCAGCGGGCCCTCCACGCCACTGCCCTCGGGGTGCCGGATCGCGGTGGCGTGGGCGAGTTCCACCAGGGCCAGTGGGTTGCCGGCCGCCTCCTCGAGGATCCGCACCCGGGTTCGGCCGGTGGGCGGCGTGGGCTGCCGGTCCAGCAGCTGGTTGGCCGCCTCAGCGTCCAGCGGGCCGAGTTCGAGGCGTTCGTATCCCTTGTCGAAGCCGGGCAGCGCGTCCGCCGTGCGGACTCCGACCAGCAGCGTGACGGGTTCGCTGTCCATGCGTCGTGCCACGAACGAGAGAACGTCCAGTGATCCGCGGTCGATCCACTGGGCGTCGTCGACCACCACCAGCAGCGGGGCGGATTCCGCCAGGTCCGACCACAAGGTCAGGACCGCCAGACCGACGAGCATTGCGTCGGGAGTCTCCGCACACTCATCGAGCCCCAGGACGGCTCGGAGCGCGGAGCGCTGCCGCGACGGCAGTGCCTCCGCTTCGGCAAGTACCGGGCGCAGCATCTGATGAAGACCGGCGAATCCGAGGTGCGCCTCGGATTCGCTCCCCACCGCCCTCAGCACTCGGCCACCCGTGACCCGTGCGCGATCGGCCGCGAGGTCGAGCAGCGTGGTCTTTCCGGCACCGGGGTCACCCGTGACGATCAAGACGTCGCTGTGGGACCGGTCCGTGACCACACGCCGGATGATTTCTGCGGTCTCGGTTTCTCGGCTCACCATCGCCGGACCGGAATTCCGTTCGGAGTGCTGGTCCCCACGAGCCCTTCCATCGTTTTGCACGGATGCTCCAAGGAATCGAGATACCCCAGGCACTGCTTCGGCACCGCCGAGGAAGCCGCCGCCTCGGCCCTTTACGTCGGAGCGTCCGTCTGCCGGCATGTCGGGGTCGCGAAGGCGGCGAACGCATCGTCCAGCAGTTTGCCGAGGTCCTCTTCGCCGTCGCTCGCACTCCATTGCCCGAGGACGATCCACAAGCATTCGAGCGCCGCGGCTGCGCGAACGTTGGCGATGACCGATGAGCCGACGGTCGAGGCGGCTGTCTCCTGAAGTCGGGCGACGATCTCCGGCCGCCATTCAGCCTGCTTCTCGCGGAGGCGTGCGCACAGGGCTGGGGTCTGCTCGATGAGGCCGAGGATCGTCACGAGTTCCTGGACGTCGCGTACAAGGAACGTCACGGCTGACTCCAGGGCGTTGCGCAGCCTGCTCCAGTCGTCCTGGTTGGCCCGCTCGGCATCGAGCGCGTCAGTGATGACGTCGCCGACGGGGTCGAAGACGAACAGGACCACGTCCTCCTTGGTGCCGAAGTAGCGCAGGAAGGTGCTCCGCGACACTCCGGCGGCTTTGGAGAGGTCGGCGAAGGTGACCTGGTTGAAGCCGGTGAGGCAGAACTGGTTGAACGCTACGCGGGCCAGTTCTGCTCGCACCGCGTGGCGGCTGATCTCACGGGTACCGACTGGCGCTGCGCTCATGGGGATGAGTGTACTCCGGCACACTCGTTTGCTTATTCGGGTACAGATTCCTAACCTGACACTCGGTGTCAGCATCGATACTGAGTCGCCACACTGTGCCCAGTCGGCGGCCTGTGACGGGTCGTCCCTTACCGCGATATGGAGCCCCTCATGAGCTATGAAGACCTTCCCGCCCTGACGATCGACGTCTCGGAGGGGGTCGCAACGGTGACAATCGATCACCCGCCACTCAATCTGATGGACGCGGTCCTCCTGCCGTCGCTCCGGGCATTCGTCGCACGTGTGCGGGACGACGCCGACGTCCGCGTCATCGTCTTCGAGAGTGCTGACCCGGAGTTCTTCGTTGCGCACGGTGACATGGCCTACCTCACCGACCCCGACGCGCTGCCCGCAGCCACTCGCGCTGCGATCGCGGCTGCACCGGACTCGCCCATCCCCGAGGGCTTGAACATCCTCCAGGCGATGAGCGAGGAGGTCCGCTCGCTGCCGCAGGTCACCATCGGCAAGCTGGCGGGCTTCGCGCGCGGCGCGGGCAACGAGTTCTTCATGTACCTGGACATGCGATTCGCGGCCATCGGCAAGTCGGGGCAGGGGCAGCCGGAGTCCTTGATGGGGATTCTCCCCGGAGGCGGCGGCACGGTGAACATGACGCGCCTGGCAGGAAGGGCCCGAGCGCTGGAGCTCATTCTCGGCGCCGAACTCGTGGGCGCCGAGCTCGCGGAACGGTACGGCCTGATCAACCGTGCCCTGCCCGCCGCAGAACTCGATTCCTTCGTCGACACCCTCGCCCGACGGATCGCCGGCCTGCGGCCCGAGGTAATCGGCATTACCAAGGCCGCAGTCGACGCGGTCGCGCAGCCGATTCCGCGTCCGGCGTACGCCGTCGAGAACGAGGGCCTGTCCGCGGCGTTCGGCGATGAGGTCACCGAGCTCGCCCACAAGCTGCTCGCCGCCGGCATCCAGACCCGCGAGGGCGAACGGGACCACGAGCGCATCGCCAACAGCATCTGAGTGGCCGCGCGGACGGGCGCGGTGGGGAAGGCAGGTGGCCGAGCGGGCACAGGTCCCGTTGATCATGGAGTTACTCATGCTCCGTGATCAACGAGGAGACCTGTGCCTGCGCTTCCGTCATAACTGACCGGGCCGATCCGGGACCAATGCGCGGTCCTGCTGCCCGCGCGGCCGGAATACCACCCGGACCATCCGCTTGGCTGCCACCGCCGACGCATCAGCGACCGGATCGCGTTCGCCAAGATCTCGTCCTCGGCCAGATCGCGGTTGCCGGCTCCATCACCAAAGCCCCCGGGGGTCGGTGCTTCCGTTCTTGTGGTCGTCGCAACACCCCAGCTCAAGGAATGCGATGGATCACCAGATCCGGGAGGACCGGAAGCCGCAGGGTCGTGTTCCGGCCGGTGCCGACTGGCACGACTCCCCCGCTGACCGCCCCGGCCCTGGAGCACCTGGACGGCCTGGGGCCGTTGCCCGACGAGGTCACCGTCCACCTGGACGCCGGCCACGACTCGGACGAGACCCGCACGATGCCCGACGAACGCGACCTGCACGGCCGCATCGCACCGCACCACCACGGTCCCGCCCGAGGGCGTTCACATCCCGTCGCCGCAGAGGCCGGCCCCGCCTGCCGCAGTGCGCTGCGTCGATCTCGCGGACCAGTGCAAAGGCGCCCGAGCCGTCCGACACCCACTCGAAGGCATCACGGACTGACGGGACACCCTTGCATTGCGCTGATCTGCGGCATCAAAGCCTTGGGCGTGAAAGGCAGGGACAGCCACCGCACACGACACGGCCGGCAAGCGGGCAACCGGATCCGGCTGCCGTCTCGTGAAGGCG harbors:
- a CDS encoding helix-turn-helix transcriptional regulator, encoding MVSRETETAEIIRRVVTDRSHSDVLIVTGDPGAGKTTLLDLAADRARVTGGRVLRAVGSESEAHLGFAGLHQMLRPVLAEAEALPSRQRSALRAVLGLDECAETPDAMLVGLAVLTLWSDLAESAPLLVVVDDAQWIDRGSLDVLSFVARRMDSEPVTLLVGVRTADALPGFDKGYERLELGPLDAEAANQLLDRQPTPPTGRTRVRILEEAAGNPLALVELAHATAIRHPEGSGVEGPLPVTDRLERIFAGHLADLPEPTRRILLLLAAADAADAPAAAVGIPEADDDAWVPADRAGLVRQDGPGISFRHPLVRSAVYHAASFEERRRAHLALAELLYEEPDRRAWHLAAATVRPDQDVSAALQQTAYRALRRGGFAAAAAAQERAAELSPRRDDRARLLTEAAATAVFTGQLGWVEHLAAAVRECTDDRALLGRAALATGQLMSLGPHHTAAFALLMRVAADATDARSPLVLDALCAAAVVRYYSGEESQQRQIQNLLSRMPDDAAGAALRAWVLAVSDPSSAGAFLTPALPGLIAEAKGDAGRLTALAIVAWVLDQTTLAARTFDEAFDQWQAHGWLPDGLGCAAGWTRLEQGRWAEARSVATDIAAMASSAGLDHAEACAHALDATVVGLLGDPATARRLAQRALALVDPLESRSVAVFARRALGMAAVAEGDYDTAYTHFRSAFTDEGDPVHYHVSYTVLAELAAAAVRRGQQAHATELLERSARRLGTGMSARVRALIDRGRALLADPDYAEPFFRAALKEPSGEQWPFERAQTQLDYGEWLRRQRRIAEARPLLSAALETFQRLGARPWVERAQAELRASGIDAVDVVPVAFAELSPQQQQIAQLAARGLTNREIGEKLFLSPRTVGSHLYRVFPKLGITARSQIRDVVESTLSGTGVQS
- a CDS encoding TetR/AcrR family transcriptional regulator, with protein sequence MSAAPVGTREISRHAVRAELARVAFNQFCLTGFNQVTFADLSKAAGVSRSTFLRYFGTKEDVVLFVFDPVGDVITDALDAERANQDDWSRLRNALESAVTFLVRDVQELVTILGLIEQTPALCARLREKQAEWRPEIVARLQETAASTVGSSVIANVRAAAALECLWIVLGQWSASDGEEDLGKLLDDAFAAFATPTCRQTDAPT
- a CDS encoding enoyl-CoA hydratase/isomerase family protein; its protein translation is MSYEDLPALTIDVSEGVATVTIDHPPLNLMDAVLLPSLRAFVARVRDDADVRVIVFESADPEFFVAHGDMAYLTDPDALPAATRAAIAAAPDSPIPEGLNILQAMSEEVRSLPQVTIGKLAGFARGAGNEFFMYLDMRFAAIGKSGQGQPESLMGILPGGGGTVNMTRLAGRARALELILGAELVGAELAERYGLINRALPAAELDSFVDTLARRIAGLRPEVIGITKAAVDAVAQPIPRPAYAVENEGLSAAFGDEVTELAHKLLAAGIQTREGERDHERIANSI